The following proteins are encoded in a genomic region of Synechococcus sp. CBW1002:
- a CDS encoding HAD-IC family P-type ATPase, protein MDDLAGQQLQEKLKSSANGLSQTEALRRLAQYGSNELTEKKTNQILKLLTYFWGPIPWMIEAAALLSSVAQHWPDFAIILLLLANAVIGFWEEHQAGHAIAALKAKLAMKAQVKRDGQWTTLESRELVPGDVIHLRLGDIVPADARLLDGDLPQVDQSALTGASLAATHQCDDAVFSGLIIRRSDIDAMVYATGSNTYFGKTAELVQAAASVSHFQQAVLKIGNVLILLALALVSVIITVALLRGDPLLTTLQFALVLTVAAIPVAMPTVLSVTMAVGARLLTKKGAIVTRLAAIEELAGVDVLCSDQTGTLTQNKLTLGDPFSVRSPSLDSSSGDRDPDLVIFTAALASRSDNKDPIKQCWTD, encoded by the coding sequence TTGGACGACCTGGCTGGACAGCAGCTACAGGAGAAGCTGAAGTCTTCAGCGAATGGGCTGAGTCAGACCGAAGCGCTGCGTCGCTTGGCTCAGTATGGCAGTAACGAACTTACCGAAAAGAAGACGAATCAGATCCTGAAGCTTCTGACCTATTTCTGGGGTCCGATTCCATGGATGATTGAAGCAGCGGCGCTCCTCTCCTCAGTGGCCCAGCATTGGCCAGACTTCGCCATCATCCTGCTGCTTCTCGCCAATGCGGTGATCGGTTTCTGGGAAGAACACCAGGCTGGTCATGCCATCGCGGCGCTCAAAGCCAAGTTGGCCATGAAGGCGCAGGTGAAACGGGATGGCCAGTGGACCACTTTGGAGTCGCGGGAACTGGTACCTGGCGACGTCATCCATCTACGCCTCGGCGACATCGTGCCAGCGGATGCGCGCTTGCTGGATGGTGATCTGCCGCAGGTAGATCAGTCGGCGCTGACGGGTGCATCGTTAGCGGCCACACACCAATGCGATGACGCCGTGTTCTCGGGATTGATCATCCGCCGGAGTGATATCGATGCCATGGTCTACGCCACAGGATCGAACACATACTTCGGCAAGACAGCTGAACTGGTGCAGGCAGCGGCCAGCGTCAGTCACTTTCAACAAGCCGTCCTGAAGATCGGCAATGTCCTGATCCTCCTAGCGCTGGCTCTGGTGTCGGTGATCATCACAGTCGCGTTGCTGCGCGGCGACCCACTACTTACCACCCTTCAGTTCGCCCTGGTGTTGACCGTTGCTGCGATTCCCGTGGCCATGCCCACCGTGCTCTCGGTGACCATGGCGGTGGGAGCGCGCCTGCTGACGAAAAAAGGGGCGATCGTGACACGGTTGGCGGCCATCGAAGAATTGGCTGGCGTTGATGTACTTTGCTCGGATCAAACGGGCACACTGACTCAGAACAAGCTGACACTTGGCGATCCTTTCAGCGTCAGGTCCCCCAGCTTGGATTCATCCAGCGGAGACAGGGATCCGGATCTGGTAATTTTTACCGCAGCCCTGGCCTCACGATCCGACAACAAGGATCCGATCAAGCAGTGCTGGACGGACTGA
- a CDS encoding HAD family hydrolase: MLDGLSDHQSLDGYQLVHFQPFDPVHKRTEATVRGLDGIEFKVTKGAPQVILALSANAAQVSAAVDRAISEFAARGFRSLGVARTDTQQQWQCLGALPLFDPPRDEAKATIATARQMGVTIKMVTGDQLPIAQETAEELGMGSRILDASGFGTSTTDQSERLAESIETADGFAQVFPEHKFQIVDVLQQHGHIVGMTGDGVNDAPALKKADCGSPFRMQQTRRVARPRSC, from the coding sequence GTGCTGGACGGACTGAGCGATCATCAGAGCCTGGATGGCTACCAGTTGGTTCATTTCCAGCCCTTCGACCCGGTTCACAAGCGAACCGAAGCCACCGTCAGGGGATTGGACGGAATCGAATTCAAGGTCACCAAGGGTGCACCGCAAGTGATCCTGGCGTTGTCGGCCAATGCTGCCCAGGTGTCGGCCGCCGTTGATCGCGCGATCAGCGAGTTCGCCGCACGTGGATTCCGTTCGCTGGGAGTGGCCCGCACGGATACACAGCAGCAGTGGCAGTGTCTTGGAGCCTTACCCCTGTTTGATCCTCCTCGCGACGAAGCCAAAGCGACCATCGCGACAGCACGCCAGATGGGAGTGACGATCAAGATGGTGACCGGTGATCAATTGCCGATCGCCCAGGAAACGGCAGAGGAACTGGGGATGGGCTCCAGGATTCTCGATGCCAGTGGCTTCGGGACCAGCACGACCGATCAGTCGGAACGGTTGGCAGAGTCGATCGAGACAGCGGATGGATTCGCCCAGGTGTTCCCTGAGCATAAGTTTCAGATTGTCGATGTCCTCCAGCAGCACGGCCACATCGTCGGCATGACAGGCGATGGCGTCAACGATGCACCCGCGCTCAAAAAAGCCGACTGCGGCTCGCCGTTTCGGATGCAACAGACGCGGCGCGTGGCGCGGCCT